A part of Leptospira neocaledonica genomic DNA contains:
- the rnc gene encoding ribonuclease III gives MIKKKHIQNQNKSDPKIRKDPSLLASELGLRFNKPSYLEIAFIHSSYRNENPEYKEDNERLEFLGDSVLGLVVAKYLYRTNPSASEGELSRKKATLVSTAMLNGLSEKLGLTSYVLLGKGEGQGNAQKKLGANLFESLVGAVYLDQGMEAAEKFILEHLIDYIKNSDKVKEATDYKSILQEICQKKFKLLPSYRLLKEVGPDHEKTFFVSVSIRDKYSAEGKGKNKKFAEQDAAKELLKALKIKV, from the coding sequence TTGATAAAAAAAAAACACATTCAGAATCAAAACAAATCTGATCCTAAGATTAGAAAGGATCCTTCTCTACTTGCGTCCGAGCTTGGTTTAAGATTTAATAAACCTTCTTATTTAGAAATCGCATTCATACATAGTTCTTATCGTAACGAAAATCCTGAATACAAAGAAGACAACGAAAGACTAGAGTTCTTAGGAGATTCAGTTCTCGGACTGGTTGTCGCAAAATATTTATATAGAACAAATCCTTCCGCAAGTGAAGGTGAACTTTCTAGAAAAAAAGCGACCCTGGTTTCTACGGCAATGTTAAACGGGCTTAGTGAAAAATTGGGGTTAACTTCTTACGTTCTATTGGGAAAGGGAGAAGGTCAGGGAAACGCTCAGAAAAAACTCGGAGCTAATTTGTTCGAGTCCTTGGTCGGTGCTGTTTATTTGGACCAAGGAATGGAAGCTGCGGAGAAGTTTATACTCGAACATCTTATAGATTACATTAAAAATTCCGATAAAGTAAAAGAGGCCACGGATTATAAATCCATCCTCCAGGAAATTTGCCAAAAAAAATTCAAACTTCTACCTTCTTACAGATTACTTAAAGAGGTTGGGCCGGATCACGAAAAAACCTTTTTCGTTAGCGTATCCATCCGAGATAAATATTCTGCGGAAGGTAAAGGAAAGAATAAAAAGTTCGCGGAACAAGACGCTGCGAAAGAGTTGCTAAAGGCCTTAAAAATCAAGGTTTAA
- the fabG gene encoding 3-oxoacyl-ACP reductase FabG, protein MIDLKGKNAIITGAARGIGKATALKLAQAGANVVIADLNEEASKATADEIAKVTGVKAIGVSVNVANAESAQAGIQAVVDNFGSIEILVNNAGITKDTLMLRMKQEQWDAVIAVNLTGTFNCIQSAIKFMAKNPNGGSIINLSSIAGVNGNIGQTNYSASKAGVIGLTKAVALEMAGRKIRCNAIAPGFIATEMTDAIPEKIRTAMVAAIPLKRAGQPDDIANTIAFLASDISSFITGQVIEVNGGGFLPGVQA, encoded by the coding sequence ATGATCGATTTGAAAGGCAAAAACGCCATTATAACCGGGGCTGCCCGCGGAATCGGTAAAGCAACCGCTCTTAAACTCGCGCAAGCAGGCGCAAACGTTGTCATTGCCGACTTAAACGAAGAGGCAAGTAAAGCTACTGCGGATGAGATAGCAAAAGTAACAGGTGTCAAAGCAATCGGAGTTTCTGTAAACGTAGCAAATGCAGAATCTGCGCAAGCGGGTATCCAAGCTGTAGTGGATAATTTCGGTTCAATAGAAATTCTAGTGAATAATGCCGGTATCACTAAAGATACTCTGATGCTTAGAATGAAACAGGAACAATGGGATGCTGTAATTGCAGTGAACCTAACTGGAACTTTCAATTGTATTCAGTCTGCCATAAAATTTATGGCAAAAAATCCGAACGGTGGATCCATCATCAACCTTTCCTCTATCGCTGGAGTGAATGGAAATATCGGACAAACCAACTATTCCGCTTCTAAAGCGGGTGTGATTGGCTTAACCAAAGCAGTCGCTCTGGAAATGGCTGGTCGTAAAATCCGTTGTAACGCGATCGCTCCGGGATTTATCGCAACTGAAATGACAGATGCGATCCCAGAAAAGATCCGTACTGCAATGGTTGCTGCAATTCCTTTAAAAAGAGCAGGTCAGCCGGACGATATCGCGAACACTATCGCTTTTCTAGCTTCCGATATATCCTCTTTTATTACAGGACAAGTAATTGAAGTGAACGGTGGGGGATTCCTTCCAGGAGTCCAAGCCTAA
- the aroB gene encoding 3-dehydroquinate synthase — MNPIREVQIKAFSKEYKVQIHSDFRGLGETIKKFYPISSIFILTERKLSGLFSKFYESELSCPGIPYHEIYIKGGEKNKHILRTAEVYNKLIELGADRKSLIIALGGGVVGDFAGFIASTFQRGIRFAQVPTTLLASVDSSVGGKVAVNADLGKNMIGSFYQPEFVYLPLIALSTLPKREWRCGMAEIVKHGLLSGGEYLEKVRSNDKSVYDHTSPELLELIVGSILYKSNVVSQDEREAGLRKVLNLGHTTAHAIESLTNYRRYSHGEAVSIGLLTAIILSAEKQGLDPSWIESLRKILKAYDLPYHDKSKSTQVAKHTLHDKKNVGNSVRFVLLQSPGNPIWDIPIELEEIASAFRKQKKMD; from the coding sequence ATGAATCCTATCCGGGAAGTACAGATCAAAGCATTTTCAAAAGAATATAAGGTACAGATCCATTCGGACTTCAGAGGTTTGGGTGAAACGATCAAAAAATTTTATCCGATTTCTTCCATATTTATACTCACGGAAAGAAAACTTTCAGGATTGTTTTCCAAGTTTTACGAATCTGAACTTTCCTGTCCTGGAATTCCATACCATGAAATTTACATAAAGGGCGGGGAGAAAAATAAACACATCCTTCGCACCGCAGAAGTTTATAATAAACTAATAGAATTGGGAGCGGATCGTAAAAGTTTGATCATCGCTCTGGGCGGTGGAGTGGTAGGCGACTTCGCAGGATTTATAGCATCTACATTCCAAAGAGGGATCCGTTTTGCACAAGTTCCTACGACCTTACTTGCTTCCGTAGATTCTTCCGTTGGTGGAAAAGTAGCGGTAAATGCCGACCTTGGAAAAAACATGATCGGCTCCTTCTACCAACCTGAGTTCGTATATTTACCATTGATTGCATTATCCACTTTGCCCAAAAGAGAATGGAGATGTGGAATGGCAGAGATCGTAAAACACGGTCTTTTATCCGGCGGAGAATATCTGGAGAAGGTCCGTTCGAACGATAAATCCGTCTACGATCATACTTCTCCAGAACTTTTGGAATTAATCGTAGGTTCTATTTTATATAAATCTAATGTAGTGTCTCAAGATGAAAGAGAGGCAGGTTTACGAAAAGTTTTGAACTTGGGGCATACCACCGCTCACGCGATAGAGTCGCTCACAAATTATAGAAGATATTCCCATGGAGAGGCTGTTTCTATAGGACTATTGACTGCGATCATTCTTTCCGCAGAAAAACAAGGTCTGGATCCTTCTTGGATAGAAAGTCTAAGAAAGATATTAAAGGCATATGACCTTCCATATCACGACAAAAGTAAATCTACTCAGGTAGCAAAACATACTCTTCATGATAAGAAGAATGTGGGGAACTCGGTTCGATTTGTCCTTCTTCAGTCTCCAGGAAATCCGATTTGGGATATTCCGATCGAACTGGAAGAGATTGCTTCTGCGTTCCGAAAACAAAAGAAAATGGATTAG
- a CDS encoding tetratricopeptide repeat protein — protein sequence MKRFEPKTGASIQDIDPYPGVTGAERFFAILFSKIGENKKQVLFGIGVLFVTVLTVVSWNEYRAEQFRKGTLAIEKVEKELALSPMTEITDKIKKYESIASSYSSPSLDIRLSKTLGDLYAKNGEYQKAAEKLEYAGKKIDELPEVKAYYFYIAGNYRESANQLAEAESDYGVSVSLLSSRKNVSGFYAWSLYQAGRLKLENGKKAEAVDLLKKVLDQDIASPSEEFKSVRELATYLLLKSSQGN from the coding sequence ATGAAACGATTCGAACCTAAAACCGGTGCCTCTATTCAGGATATAGATCCGTATCCGGGCGTTACAGGAGCAGAAAGATTTTTTGCGATTTTATTCTCCAAGATCGGAGAAAATAAAAAGCAGGTTTTATTCGGGATCGGTGTTTTGTTCGTAACCGTACTAACTGTTGTTAGTTGGAACGAATACAGAGCAGAACAATTCCGCAAAGGAACTCTTGCCATCGAAAAAGTGGAGAAGGAGCTTGCTCTTTCTCCGATGACAGAGATCACCGATAAGATCAAAAAATACGAAAGTATTGCTTCTTCCTATAGTTCCCCTTCTTTAGATATCAGACTTTCCAAAACTTTGGGAGATCTATACGCTAAAAATGGAGAATACCAAAAAGCGGCAGAGAAGTTAGAATATGCAGGTAAAAAAATAGACGAACTTCCTGAAGTGAAGGCCTACTATTTTTATATCGCTGGAAACTACAGAGAAAGTGCAAACCAACTCGCGGAAGCTGAATCAGATTACGGAGTTTCCGTTTCTCTTTTAAGCAGTCGTAAGAATGTTTCTGGATTCTATGCCTGGAGCTTATACCAGGCAGGTCGTTTGAAATTAGAAAACGGCAAAAAAGCAGAAGCAGTCGATCTACTTAAAAAAGTTTTAGACCAAGATATCGCTTCTCCTTCCGAAGAATTTAAATCGGTTAGAGAACTCGCTACTTATCTTCTATTAAAAAGCAGCCAGGGAAACTAA
- the rpmF gene encoding 50S ribosomal protein L32 — translation MAVPKRRKSKSKVRMKRAHHAIGKPNLVPCPNCNSFRPPHRICPVCGFYKDRVVVEPKVRKTSEEN, via the coding sequence ATGGCAGTTCCTAAGAGACGAAAATCTAAATCAAAAGTGAGGATGAAACGGGCCCATCATGCGATCGGCAAACCGAATCTAGTTCCTTGCCCGAACTGTAATTCCTTCAGACCTCCTCATAGAATCTGCCCTGTTTGCGGTTTTTACAAAGACCGTGTAGTGGTAGAACCGAAAGTCAGGAAGACTAGCGAAGAGAACTAA
- the hisG gene encoding ATP phosphoribosyltransferase — MLTLALPKGRLAEESIELMLERGWLSGRPDPDSKELIYNDQKGKVRILLVRSQDVATYVEQNSADAGIVGWDVLLEGGYDLLLPLDLGIGKCRLSVAGPKGWSLSSGERKVRVATKYPNIAKEFFLKKGINCEVIKLYGSIELAPLVGLSDCIVDLVSTGGTLRANNLEEIEVIMESTARLVFNRSALYTKRAETGEFLDSFTSV, encoded by the coding sequence ATGCTCACTTTGGCCCTTCCGAAAGGACGGCTAGCCGAGGAGAGCATTGAACTCATGCTCGAAAGGGGATGGCTTTCTGGCCGTCCCGATCCTGATTCCAAAGAACTTATCTATAACGACCAAAAAGGGAAGGTCCGGATCTTACTTGTACGTTCCCAGGATGTGGCGACTTACGTGGAACAGAATTCTGCGGATGCCGGTATTGTGGGATGGGACGTATTATTGGAAGGAGGTTACGACCTTCTTCTTCCCTTGGATTTAGGAATCGGAAAGTGCAGACTTTCTGTGGCAGGGCCAAAAGGCTGGAGTCTCAGTTCCGGTGAAAGAAAAGTCCGTGTAGCGACAAAATATCCGAATATCGCAAAAGAATTCTTTCTAAAAAAGGGAATTAACTGCGAGGTGATCAAACTTTACGGAAGTATTGAGCTCGCTCCTTTGGTGGGGTTATCGGATTGTATCGTGGATTTAGTGTCCACAGGCGGAACTCTCAGAGCCAATAATCTGGAAGAGATCGAAGTTATTATGGAATCCACGGCGAGATTGGTGTTCAACCGCTCCGCCTTATACACCAAACGAGCCGAAACGGGTGAATTCTTGGATTCTTTTACTTCTGTTTGA
- a CDS encoding NUDIX domain-containing protein: MEFFFKKKGLRVRVAALIRNRKGDILLLQQKKKDAYYWLLPGGGIEFGESAEDALKRELKEELSLDITSANFLFVNESIDPKGNRHLLQLVFLATVKKQDPAVNLKEKAITGFGYFPLGAVLEMDIRPDIKDFLSSGKYKPAPFIRSQWVYDK; this comes from the coding sequence ATGGAATTCTTTTTTAAAAAGAAAGGTTTAAGGGTCAGAGTGGCCGCTTTGATTCGAAATCGTAAGGGAGATATCCTTCTTTTGCAGCAGAAAAAGAAGGATGCCTACTACTGGTTATTGCCCGGTGGTGGGATAGAATTCGGAGAAAGCGCGGAAGACGCGTTAAAAAGAGAACTGAAAGAAGAACTTTCTCTCGATATCACCAGCGCTAATTTTTTATTTGTGAACGAGTCCATAGATCCTAAGGGGAATCGTCATCTTCTCCAGTTGGTATTCTTAGCTACCGTTAAAAAACAGGATCCGGCAGTGAACTTGAAAGAGAAAGCGATCACAGGATTCGGCTATTTTCCTTTGGGAGCAGTTTTAGAAATGGATATAAGACCGGATATTAAGGACTTTCTTTCTTCCGGAAAATACAAACCGGCTCCTTTTATACGAAGCCAATGGGTATATGATAAATGA
- a CDS encoding 30S ribosomal protein S1 produces the protein MSSQQDKSTFAEVFKQWEEKKNDEAEIRKDQVVEGKVVSVDNDNVYVAIEGLKQEGRIPRSEFDEKPEIGALVTALVKRKESTDSGCILSKKEADQRKGWEVVKDAFKNNYQVSGRLVNEIKGKGYIVNVEGSELFLPASQLSYKFSDGENYKGVELDFKVIEINERTRSGVVSRKKLLDEVNNEKWDALAEKIKVGDKVKATVSKIASFGVFCDLEGVVGLLRQRDISYKKFAPFKQYFTIGQEIELQVLEMEKENNKLALGLKQLYEDPWVWAKRSLEKEMVIRGTVTSLTNFGAFVELKEGLEGLIHTSELTWAKKPPHPKELLKKGQEVEALILDIDFESRRLSLGLKQLQPNPWDALGPEVRVGNVLTGKVTGITKYGAFVEVENGIEGLIHISDITWDEKQKNPTSLLKKGEEVKYIILDINFDAQRISCGLKQLQEHPYEALRNRYPIGSVVQGKIKSIVDFGMFVEIEPGFEGLVHISEIPGGKDTNLAESYKPGDIVKCAVVKIDSKNKKISLSIKDFDKALEREEMAKYLKTSDTPSRESLGSFINSSLK, from the coding sequence ATGAGTAGCCAACAAGACAAGTCCACTTTTGCTGAAGTTTTCAAACAGTGGGAAGAAAAGAAAAACGACGAAGCTGAAATCCGCAAAGACCAAGTGGTCGAAGGTAAAGTCGTATCCGTAGACAACGATAACGTCTATGTGGCAATCGAAGGATTGAAACAAGAGGGAAGAATCCCTCGCTCCGAGTTCGATGAAAAACCTGAAATCGGGGCTTTAGTTACTGCACTTGTAAAAAGAAAAGAGTCCACAGACTCTGGATGTATCCTTTCCAAAAAAGAAGCCGACCAAAGAAAAGGTTGGGAAGTTGTTAAAGACGCTTTCAAAAATAATTACCAAGTCAGCGGACGTTTGGTAAATGAGATAAAAGGAAAAGGTTATATCGTTAACGTAGAAGGTTCCGAACTTTTTCTACCTGCGTCTCAACTTAGTTATAAATTCTCCGATGGAGAAAATTACAAAGGTGTGGAACTCGATTTTAAAGTGATCGAGATCAATGAGCGCACCCGCTCCGGAGTTGTTTCCCGTAAAAAACTTCTAGATGAAGTAAATAACGAGAAATGGGACGCACTTGCTGAAAAAATTAAAGTAGGGGACAAGGTTAAAGCAACCGTTTCCAAAATTGCAAGTTTCGGAGTTTTCTGTGATCTGGAAGGAGTTGTAGGACTTCTCAGACAAAGAGATATCTCTTATAAAAAATTCGCACCATTCAAACAATACTTCACCATTGGCCAAGAGATCGAACTTCAAGTCCTGGAAATGGAAAAGGAAAACAATAAACTCGCTCTGGGACTTAAACAGTTATACGAAGATCCTTGGGTTTGGGCAAAACGTTCCTTGGAAAAAGAAATGGTGATCAGAGGAACTGTAACTTCTCTTACCAATTTCGGAGCATTCGTAGAATTAAAAGAAGGTTTGGAAGGTTTAATCCATACTTCCGAATTGACCTGGGCTAAAAAACCTCCTCATCCAAAAGAACTTTTGAAAAAAGGACAAGAAGTAGAAGCACTTATCCTAGATATCGATTTCGAAAGCAGAAGACTTTCTCTAGGACTAAAACAACTTCAACCGAATCCTTGGGACGCTTTAGGCCCTGAAGTTAGAGTAGGCAATGTCCTAACCGGAAAAGTAACCGGTATCACTAAATACGGCGCATTCGTAGAAGTGGAAAATGGGATTGAAGGTCTGATTCACATCAGCGATATCACTTGGGATGAAAAACAAAAGAACCCAACTTCTTTACTGAAAAAAGGAGAAGAGGTTAAATACATTATCCTCGATATCAACTTTGATGCACAAAGAATCTCTTGCGGATTAAAACAACTGCAAGAACACCCTTACGAAGCATTAAGAAATCGTTATCCTATCGGTTCTGTAGTCCAAGGAAAGATCAAAAGTATCGTGGACTTCGGTATGTTCGTAGAAATCGAACCTGGTTTCGAAGGACTTGTTCACATCTCCGAGATCCCTGGTGGAAAAGACACCAATTTGGCTGAGTCTTACAAACCTGGCGATATCGTAAAATGTGCAGTCGTTAAGATCGATTCCAAAAACAAAAAAATCTCTCTGTCTATCAAGGATTTCGACAAGGCCTTAGAAAGAGAAGAGATGGCGAAGTATTTGAAAACTTCCGACACTCCTTCCAGAGAAAGTTTAGGCAGCTTTATCAATTCTTCCTTAAAATAA
- the acpP gene encoding acyl carrier protein, which translates to MADFEKIKSIIVEQLGVDESEVTPEAHFIDDLGADSLDTVELVMALEEEFGVEISDEDAEKIQTVGDVIKFIDTLKS; encoded by the coding sequence ATGGCAGATTTCGAAAAGATTAAGTCTATTATCGTTGAGCAACTTGGAGTGGATGAGTCCGAAGTGACTCCTGAAGCACACTTCATTGATGACCTCGGTGCAGACTCTCTTGACACAGTTGAACTCGTTATGGCTCTTGAAGAAGAGTTTGGCGTTGAAATTTCCGATGAGGATGCTGAAAAGATCCAAACCGTCGGAGACGTAATTAAGTTCATCGACACTCTAAAGTCCTAA
- the plsX gene encoding phosphate acyltransferase PlsX, protein MWVAVDAMSGDYGPDRIVEGAVNAVNQDGRNVILVGKEEDISETLLKYEYDTNKIRIVHASEVIGMNDSPSIAVRAMEDSSVVQAAQLVADKTCVGMFSPGNTGATMAAALLYLGRIPGVLRPPIAAPIPREKGAPTLLLDAGANVDCKPEYLAQFAIMGEIYSRLIFNTHKPKVGILSNGEEDKKGNSITLKAFEYIKKLPIDFVGNVEGRDLYGGGRDVDVVVCDGFVGNIVLKATEGLSKSIFSVLRESIAQSSLAQTGALLLKPTFTAIKKRLDYAEYGGALLLGVDGTCLIGHGSSNAHAVRNAIRVVVECAERDVNQRIKEDIEKAKF, encoded by the coding sequence ATGTGGGTCGCCGTCGATGCAATGAGCGGCGACTACGGTCCTGACCGGATCGTAGAAGGTGCCGTTAACGCGGTAAATCAAGACGGCAGAAACGTCATACTCGTTGGTAAAGAAGAAGATATCAGCGAGACCCTCCTTAAATACGAATACGATACAAATAAGATCAGAATTGTTCACGCTAGCGAAGTAATCGGCATGAATGATTCTCCATCTATTGCAGTGCGTGCAATGGAAGATTCTTCCGTTGTGCAAGCAGCTCAATTGGTTGCAGATAAAACCTGTGTTGGAATGTTCTCTCCCGGAAATACGGGCGCTACTATGGCGGCTGCGTTATTATATCTGGGCAGAATTCCTGGAGTGCTTAGACCCCCGATTGCTGCTCCGATCCCGAGAGAGAAAGGAGCTCCTACACTTCTTCTGGATGCAGGTGCAAATGTGGATTGTAAGCCGGAGTATTTGGCTCAGTTCGCGATCATGGGAGAGATCTATTCCAGACTTATTTTCAATACTCACAAACCGAAGGTCGGGATCTTGTCCAACGGAGAAGAGGATAAGAAGGGAAACTCGATCACGTTAAAGGCATTTGAATATATTAAAAAACTACCGATCGACTTCGTAGGAAATGTAGAAGGTAGAGATCTTTATGGTGGTGGAAGGGACGTTGACGTTGTAGTATGCGACGGCTTCGTCGGGAATATAGTTCTGAAAGCAACCGAAGGTCTTTCCAAATCCATATTCAGCGTCTTAAGAGAAAGTATCGCTCAGTCCAGTCTAGCCCAAACCGGGGCCCTTCTTCTCAAACCTACATTTACAGCGATTAAGAAAAGATTGGATTACGCGGAATATGGCGGAGCACTTCTTCTTGGAGTAGACGGAACCTGTTTAATTGGCCATGGTTCTTCCAATGCGCATGCAGTCCGAAACGCAATCCGAGTAGTGGTAGAATGTGCCGAAAGAGATGTGAACCAGCGCATCAAAGAAGATATCGAAAAGGCAAAGTTTTAA